In Microbacterium maritypicum, the following are encoded in one genomic region:
- a CDS encoding PLP-dependent aminotransferase family protein, producing the protein MQNTRPILVWETLLDLDETRGSDAAPPLRDRVETALRRAIDEGRLSSGAAVPPSRTLAETLGVSRWVVTEAYGQLVAEGVLEARTGSATRVAEQSGAPLRTPRTPSSVALVAGPPTRYDLRPGIPDLRATPRSRWSAALRAALAALPDHDLAAAHPYGYAPARDAVAAYLSRSRHAVADPTRITITHGATDSMGMLARELHRRGHRTILVEDPSWPRLRAVAEENGLHPVPVPVDDDGIDTEQLRALASRTGAGAALVTPAHQFPLGAALAPARREELVRWARDRDALVIEDDYDAEFRYDRRPVPALQRLAPDRVALVGSLSKSVSPALGLGWMLLPPDIASPVSTAPPSLIDQAALAEFLTRGDLERHLRSSRTRFRRRRQRLLDALERALPELTVTGIAAGMHLVLAVPTGSSSTDITAAGAAAGLALTPLARYEVRDRHPDSLVLGYGNLDDTLVEEAVLRLATLLGGR; encoded by the coding sequence ATGCAGAACACCAGACCGATTCTCGTATGGGAGACACTCCTCGACCTCGACGAGACGCGCGGCTCCGACGCTGCCCCGCCTCTGCGGGACCGCGTGGAGACCGCGCTGCGCCGCGCGATCGACGAGGGCCGGCTCTCCTCCGGCGCCGCTGTGCCGCCCAGCCGCACCCTCGCGGAGACGCTCGGCGTCTCCCGGTGGGTCGTGACCGAGGCATACGGACAGCTGGTGGCCGAGGGGGTGCTGGAGGCGAGGACCGGTTCGGCCACCCGTGTGGCCGAGCAGAGCGGGGCTCCGCTGCGGACACCGCGCACGCCCTCTTCCGTCGCCCTCGTGGCCGGCCCGCCCACACGGTACGACCTGCGTCCCGGCATCCCCGACCTGCGGGCGACTCCGAGGTCACGCTGGTCAGCCGCGTTGCGCGCGGCCCTCGCTGCGCTCCCCGACCACGATCTCGCCGCCGCTCACCCGTATGGTTACGCACCGGCGCGCGATGCGGTCGCCGCGTACCTCTCACGCTCGCGGCACGCCGTCGCCGACCCCACCCGGATCACGATCACCCACGGCGCCACCGACAGCATGGGAATGCTCGCCCGCGAGCTGCACCGCCGCGGCCACCGGACGATCCTCGTCGAGGACCCGAGTTGGCCGCGGTTGCGCGCAGTCGCGGAGGAGAACGGTCTGCATCCGGTTCCGGTGCCCGTGGACGACGACGGCATCGACACCGAGCAGCTGCGCGCGCTCGCATCCCGCACCGGGGCCGGGGCCGCCCTTGTGACTCCCGCCCACCAGTTCCCCCTCGGCGCGGCACTCGCTCCCGCCCGCCGCGAAGAACTGGTGCGCTGGGCCCGGGATCGGGACGCGCTGGTGATCGAGGACGACTACGACGCCGAGTTCCGCTACGACCGCCGACCCGTCCCCGCCCTGCAGCGCCTCGCGCCGGACCGCGTCGCGCTCGTCGGCTCGCTGTCGAAGTCGGTGTCACCCGCGCTGGGGCTCGGATGGATGCTGCTCCCGCCGGACATCGCTTCCCCGGTCTCGACGGCTCCGCCCTCCCTCATCGACCAGGCCGCCCTCGCGGAGTTCCTCACGCGCGGTGACCTCGAACGGCACCTGCGCTCGTCCCGCACCCGGTTCCGTCGCCGGCGGCAGCGGCTGCTCGACGCGCTCGAACGCGCCCTGCCCGAGCTGACCGTGACCGGCATCGCCGCGGGGATGCATCTGGTGCTGGCCGTGCCCACCGGCTCATCCTCCACCGACATCACCGCAGCAGGGGCTGCAGCGGGCCTGGCGCTCACACCGTTGGCCCGCTACGAGGTCCGCGACCGGCATCCGGATTCCCTGGTGCTCGGCTACGGCAACCTCGACGACACTCTCGTCGAAGAAGCCGTACTCCGGTTGGCGACCCTCCTCGGAGGCCGCTGA
- the aceB gene encoding malate synthase A, with protein sequence MTIPTAPPTTAPIQTTQQGPAIEVTGPIRDRYEEILTPEAIAFLTELHHRFASRRHDRLADRMRRRFEIGNGHDPRFREDTAHIREDRDWRVAGAGPGLDDRRIEITGPTDPKMTINALNSGARVWLADQEDATSPTWKNVIEGQLSLRDAIRGELSFTSPEGKEYRVTAERTPTIVMRPRGWHLPEKHIAFIDRAGRRTSTSGSLVDFGLYFLHNAQALIDGGRGPYFYIAKLESSEEAKLWDDVFSFSEEYIGIPHGTIRATVLIETLPAAFEMDEILYELRDHCAGLNAGRWDYIFSIIKNYRGRGARFVLPDRSEVTMTVPFMRAYTDLLVQTCHKRGAFAIGGMSAFIPNRRDPEVTARAIEKVTADKRREAGDGFDGTWVAHPDLIPTAQAEFDAVLGDRPNQVDRQRDDVHVEARDLLDLHIGRPITAQGVRDNVSVAIRYLEAWLRGLGAVAIDNLMEDAATAEISRSQVWQWIHQDRTTQDGTPITAEYIEGLITQVLAQATRSHGDRYDDAAEIFREVALQEEFPTFLTLGAYSRFLVDED encoded by the coding sequence ATGACCATTCCCACCGCTCCCCCGACCACGGCTCCGATCCAGACGACCCAGCAGGGCCCGGCGATCGAGGTCACCGGACCCATCCGCGACCGCTACGAGGAGATCCTCACCCCCGAGGCCATCGCCTTCCTCACCGAGCTGCACCACCGGTTCGCCTCCCGCCGTCACGACCGGCTGGCCGACCGGATGCGCCGCCGCTTCGAGATCGGCAACGGGCACGACCCGCGCTTCCGCGAAGACACGGCACACATCCGCGAGGACCGCGACTGGCGGGTCGCCGGTGCCGGTCCCGGTCTCGACGACCGCCGCATCGAGATCACCGGGCCGACCGACCCGAAGATGACGATCAACGCCCTCAACTCCGGGGCCCGCGTGTGGCTCGCCGACCAGGAGGATGCCACGAGCCCGACCTGGAAGAACGTGATCGAGGGTCAGCTGTCGCTGCGAGATGCAATCCGCGGCGAGCTGTCCTTCACCTCCCCGGAAGGGAAGGAGTACCGGGTCACGGCCGAGCGCACGCCCACGATCGTGATGCGTCCGCGCGGGTGGCACCTGCCCGAGAAGCACATCGCCTTCATCGACCGCGCCGGTCGTCGCACGTCGACATCCGGTTCCCTCGTCGACTTCGGCCTCTACTTCCTGCACAACGCGCAGGCACTGATCGACGGCGGCCGCGGCCCCTACTTCTACATCGCCAAGCTCGAGTCGAGCGAGGAGGCGAAGCTGTGGGACGACGTCTTCTCGTTCAGCGAGGAGTACATCGGCATCCCGCACGGCACTATCCGCGCGACGGTGCTGATCGAGACCCTGCCGGCCGCGTTCGAGATGGACGAGATCCTGTACGAGCTGCGCGACCACTGCGCGGGGTTGAACGCCGGCCGCTGGGACTACATCTTCTCGATCATCAAGAACTACCGCGGCCGCGGAGCGCGCTTCGTGCTCCCCGACCGCAGCGAGGTGACGATGACGGTGCCGTTCATGCGGGCGTACACCGACCTGCTCGTGCAGACCTGCCACAAGCGCGGAGCCTTCGCGATCGGCGGCATGAGCGCGTTCATCCCCAACCGCCGCGACCCCGAGGTGACGGCCCGCGCGATCGAGAAGGTCACGGCCGACAAGAGGCGCGAGGCGGGCGACGGCTTCGACGGCACCTGGGTGGCCCACCCCGACCTGATCCCCACGGCTCAGGCGGAGTTCGACGCGGTGCTGGGCGACCGCCCCAACCAGGTCGACCGCCAGCGCGACGACGTGCACGTCGAGGCCCGCGATCTGCTCGACCTGCACATCGGTCGGCCGATCACGGCGCAGGGTGTGCGGGACAACGTGTCGGTCGCCATCCGCTACCTGGAGGCCTGGCTGCGCGGACTCGGCGCGGTCGCGATCGACAACCTGATGGAGGATGCCGCGACGGCCGAGATCAGCCGCTCGCAGGTGTGGCAGTGGATCCACCAGGACCGGACGACACAGGACGGCACCCCCATCACGGCGGAGTACATCGAGGGACTGATCACGCAGGTGCTCGCACAGGCGACGCGCAGCCACGGCGACCGGTACGACGACGCGGCGGAGATCTTCCGCGAGGTCGCCCTGCAGGAGGAGTTCCCGACCTTCCTCACGCTGGGCGCCTACAGCCGGTTCCTGGTCGACGAGGACTGA
- the ald gene encoding alanine dehydrogenase: MKIGVPTEVKNNENRVSLTPAGADRLVHEGHRVLVQSGAGLGSRITDDDYRAAGAEIVATAAEAWGDTDLVIKVKEPIAQEYGFLREDLTLFTYLHLAADRALTTALVEAGTTAVAYETVQLPDRSLPLLVPMSEIAGRLSVVMGSHSLLRSQGGRGMLLGGIAGTPRAKTVVIGGGVAGEHAAANALGLGSKVTVVDVSLPRLRELEHRYGGALETRASSRYDIAEELKAADLVIGSVLIPGAAAPKLVTDDMVAAMKPGSVLVDIAIDQGGCFEGSRPTTHDDPTFAVHDSIYYCVANMPGAVPETATRALTNATLPYVSAIAGKGWERAASEDAALAAGLNVQGGRITLPAVAQAHGLAAR; this comes from the coding sequence ATGAAGATCGGCGTCCCCACCGAGGTCAAGAACAACGAGAACCGCGTGTCCCTCACGCCCGCCGGCGCCGACCGGCTGGTGCACGAGGGACATCGGGTGCTCGTGCAGTCCGGCGCGGGCCTCGGCTCGCGCATCACGGACGACGACTACCGCGCCGCCGGCGCCGAGATCGTGGCGACCGCCGCCGAGGCCTGGGGCGACACCGACCTCGTCATCAAGGTCAAGGAGCCGATCGCGCAGGAGTACGGGTTCCTGCGCGAGGACCTCACCCTGTTCACCTACCTGCACCTCGCCGCTGACCGCGCCCTGACCACGGCGCTCGTGGAGGCCGGGACCACCGCCGTGGCCTACGAGACCGTGCAGCTGCCCGACCGCAGCCTGCCGCTGCTCGTGCCGATGAGCGAGATCGCCGGGCGGCTCTCGGTCGTGATGGGCTCGCACTCGCTGCTGCGCTCGCAAGGAGGACGCGGGATGCTGCTGGGCGGTATCGCCGGCACTCCGCGCGCCAAGACCGTCGTGATCGGAGGCGGCGTCGCCGGAGAGCACGCCGCCGCGAACGCGCTCGGTCTCGGATCGAAGGTGACCGTGGTCGACGTCTCGCTGCCGCGTCTGCGCGAACTCGAGCACCGCTACGGCGGAGCGCTGGAGACCCGCGCCTCGAGTCGCTACGACATCGCCGAAGAGCTCAAGGCCGCCGACCTCGTGATCGGCTCCGTGCTCATCCCCGGTGCCGCGGCCCCCAAGCTCGTGACAGACGACATGGTCGCCGCTATGAAGCCCGGCTCCGTGCTCGTCGACATCGCGATCGACCAGGGCGGATGCTTCGAGGGCTCGCGCCCGACCACGCACGACGACCCCACGTTCGCCGTCCACGACTCGATCTATTACTGCGTCGCGAACATGCCTGGCGCGGTTCCCGAGACCGCGACCCGCGCACTGACGAACGCGACCCTCCCCTACGTCTCGGCGATCGCCGGCAAGGGCTGGGAGCGCGCGGCCTCCGAAGACGCGGCGCTGGCCGCGGGTCTGAACGTGCAGGGCGGACGCATCACGCTCCCGGCCGTCGCCCAGGCGCACGGGCTCGCCGCCCGCTGA
- a CDS encoding Lrp/AsnC family transcriptional regulator, with protein MLRMETTSGASEPNSVRAPALDAIDARIVQLMTADGRMTNAELAGRLGVAPSTAHTRLRALVDRGVITGFHASVDERMLGAGLQAVIGVTLRPSGRRESIVEFADRVRVLPQVIQVFFLGGDDDFLLHIAVADSSEMREFVLEHLSAQSSVASTRTSIVFDYHRNSVAASFR; from the coding sequence ATGCTTCGTATGGAGACGACTTCAGGAGCCTCGGAGCCGAACAGCGTTCGGGCGCCCGCCCTCGACGCGATCGACGCGCGGATCGTGCAGCTGATGACGGCCGACGGGCGTATGACCAACGCCGAGCTCGCCGGTCGCCTCGGCGTCGCGCCCTCGACCGCGCACACCCGGCTGCGGGCTCTCGTCGACCGCGGCGTGATCACGGGGTTCCATGCGAGTGTGGACGAGCGGATGCTCGGAGCCGGGCTCCAGGCCGTGATCGGCGTCACGCTGCGCCCGAGCGGACGGCGCGAGAGCATCGTCGAGTTCGCGGACCGTGTGCGGGTGCTGCCGCAGGTGATCCAGGTCTTCTTCCTCGGAGGTGACGACGACTTCCTGCTGCACATCGCGGTCGCCGACTCGTCCGAGATGCGCGAGTTCGTGCTCGAGCATCTCTCGGCCCAGAGCAGCGTCGCCTCCACTCGCACGAGCATCGTGTTCGACTATCACCGCAACTCGGTCGCGGCGTCGTTCCGCTGA
- a CDS encoding aldo/keto reductase, whose translation MQYRTLSDGRTAFDVSTLCLGAMNFGTRTDGDTSRAILDRFVEAGGTFIDTANNYSLWAGGHGRESEDLLGRWMRDRGNRDALRIATKLGAAQKDPSKPLSNTPPTNFEGLSAEVIRRQAPESARHLGIDHIDVLYGHVDDRDVALTETVGAFGELQEEGLVVITGISNVPTWRVVEAREEARRQSIAPYGVVQQQYSYLYPAPRIGRNNFVTPDLLDYAASTGTPERPQLAITVYSPLHQGGIARLDKPLWGGVDHPTSHARRALLHEVAAEIGATPNQVALAWLLGAEVPVIPVVGVSSLEQLEESLGAADLVLDDEVRARLDAEPSDMR comes from the coding sequence ATGCAGTACCGCACCCTCTCCGATGGCCGCACCGCGTTCGACGTCTCGACGCTGTGCCTGGGAGCCATGAACTTCGGTACCCGTACCGACGGGGACACGTCACGCGCCATCCTCGACCGGTTCGTGGAGGCGGGCGGCACCTTCATCGACACCGCCAACAACTACAGTCTCTGGGCGGGCGGCCACGGCCGCGAGAGCGAAGACCTGCTCGGTCGTTGGATGAGGGATCGCGGCAACCGCGACGCGCTCCGCATCGCCACCAAGCTCGGTGCCGCGCAGAAGGACCCGTCGAAGCCGCTGTCGAACACCCCGCCGACGAACTTCGAGGGACTCTCCGCCGAGGTCATCCGCCGGCAGGCCCCGGAGAGCGCCCGGCACCTCGGCATCGACCACATCGACGTGCTCTACGGCCACGTGGACGACCGCGATGTGGCTCTGACCGAGACGGTCGGCGCCTTCGGCGAGCTCCAGGAAGAAGGGCTCGTCGTCATCACCGGAATCTCCAACGTGCCGACCTGGCGCGTGGTCGAGGCGCGAGAGGAGGCGCGGCGGCAGAGCATCGCGCCCTATGGAGTGGTGCAGCAGCAGTACAGCTATCTGTACCCCGCGCCGCGCATCGGGCGGAACAACTTCGTCACGCCCGACCTGCTCGACTATGCGGCATCCACCGGCACGCCCGAGCGTCCGCAGCTCGCCATCACCGTGTACTCGCCGTTGCACCAGGGTGGGATCGCGCGTCTCGACAAGCCGCTGTGGGGTGGGGTCGATCACCCGACCAGCCACGCCCGCCGCGCGCTGCTGCACGAGGTCGCGGCGGAGATCGGCGCGACGCCGAACCAGGTCGCGCTCGCCTGGCTCCTCGGTGCGGAGGTCCCCGTGATCCCCGTCGTCGGGGTCTCTTCCCTCGAGCAGCTGGAAGAGTCGCTGGGCGCTGCCGACCTGGTGCTGGACGACGAGGTGCGCGCGCGCCTCGACGCCGAACCGAGTGACATGCGCTGA